One window of the Cryptococcus gattii WM276 chromosome E, complete sequence genome contains the following:
- a CDS encoding Hypothetical Protein (Similar to TIGR gene model, INSD accession AAW40752.1): MSNTSDYASSRPISLSSLGSGSSIRPPPAYAYSHLDSPALNPMALNDRPRVPPPIKLRSASPQPRNSTGELKIHVCKGYISYTVLSGALEVIMKERKKVQAISVGVQSVCKLHMGKERGWEYDGIFERGVEVLEGEGEDGIWLEKGSQSFQFSILLPATLATTDWHSFGRVSYIIIARVQGIPHTSFSSIFKTATTPTFMHTHWADFEQVMARSEKMATERSGRASPRGASVPRNANSKSRGNIVAMTNISLNEDGDVDESGSHGQGLYIRRSHFPIDELSRGGLTRDKLGSSGSGKPDKADWMKGELIALRELLVHAVSPVTGGVIPLDLRKDGFVDGLGTWIFSASADVFSISSAILLSIDLPAPSASTTIFLVRLLLSQSYTIISPRTPNEPPYTPEKPKQHVLYQIGFAHPKSGSYPGRECEALWRGHEAGGKGGLEGEDQGWKVSAVARMPNHFEVRPSTHSGTITPLRLSHKLIFQAYYSVHGESAQGQKIDGPGQLRMMSITIPTHLPSCHCLSDNLLLPTYDPCKWCMCGKTFAELGEAAMKRMAATEQNDLEERHRYEEMRAASHKDLQSQREVINQDGST, encoded by the exons ATGAGCAACACATCCGACTATGCCTCTTCACGGCCCATATCACTTTCTTCACTGGGAAGCGGCTCCTCAATACGACCCCCTCCGGCTTATGCTTATTCGCACCTAGACTCACCAGCCCTTAATCCAATGGCCTTGAATGACAGACCACGAGTACCACCTCCCATTAAGCTAAGAAGTGCGAGCCCTCAGCCTAGAAATTCGACGGGAGAACTAAAAATTCAT GTGTGCAAGGGCTACATTTCTT ATACCGTCCTTTCAGGAGCCCTCGAAGTAATAATGAAGGAACGGAAAAAAGTCCAAGCCATCTCGGTCGGCGTGCAAAGCGTATGCAAGTTGCATAtggggaaggaaagaggtTGGGAATATGATGGCATTTTTGAAAGAGGTGTCGAAGTACTGGAAGGAGAGGGCGAAGATGGTATTTGGCTTGAAAAAGGAAGTCAATC CTTTCAATTTTCAATCCTTCTTCCGGCAACCTTGGCGACAACCGACTGGCATTCTTTTGGTCGTGTATCCTACATCATCATTGCTCGCGTCCAGGGCATCCCACACACAtcattctcttccatcttcaaAACTGCCACAACTCCAACCTTTATGCATACTCATTGGGCCGACTTTGAACAAGTCATGGCTCGCTCCGAGAAAATGGCGACTGAACGATCTGGGAGGGCTTCGCCGCGCGGCGCTTCCGTACCAAGGAACGCCAACAGCAAAAGTAGAGGCAACATTGTTGCTATGACGAATATTTCTTTGAATGAGGATGGCGATGTCGACGAATCCGGTTCTCATGGACAAGGATTGTATATTCGTCGCTCACACTTTCCCATCGACGAGCTTTCGCGCGGTGGTCTCACGCGGGATAAACTTGGAAGTAGTGGAAGTGGTAAACCTGATAAGGCCGATTGGATGAAAGGTGAGCTAATCGCTTTGCGAGAATTGCTGGTACATGCAGTGTCTCCAGTCACTGGAGGCGTAATCCCGCTGGATTTGCGTAAAGACGGTTTTGTAGACGGTTTAGGTACCTGGATCTTCTCTGCCAGTGCCGACGTG TTCTCCATCTCATCCGCAATTCTTCTATCGATTGACCTCCCTGCACCCTCTGCGTCCAccaccatcttccttgtccgtctcctcctctctcaATCATACACCATCATCTCCCCACGTACCCCCAATGAGCCGCCATATACACCTGAAAAGCCCAAACAACACGTTCTTTACCAAATCGGGTTTGCACATCCGAAAAGCGGGAGTTACCCGGGGCGAGAGTGTGAAGCCCTTTGGAGAGGACATGAAGCTGGTGGGAAAGGAGGGCTGGAGGGTGAGGATCAAGGGTGGAAAGTGAGCGCTGTCGCGAGGATGCCAAATCATTTTGAAGTTCGGCCGTCGACGCATAGCGG TACGATAACCCCTTTGCGGCTATCTCACAAATTGATTTTCCAGGCCTATTATTCGGTACATGGGGAATCTGCCCAGGGACAGAAGATTGATGGTCCAGGTCAACTTCGTATGATGAGTATTACCATACCTACCCATCTGCCAAGC TGTCATTGCTTATCCGATAATCTACTCTTACCAACCTACGACCCCTGC AAATGGTGCATGTGTGGCAAAACTTTTGCAGAGTTGGGCGAAGCGGCGATGAAGAGAATGGCTGCGACTGAACAGAACGATTTGGAAGAAAGGCATAGATATGAAGAAATGAGGGCTGCCAGTCATAAAGACTTGCAGTCCCAGCGAGAAGTCATCAATCAAGACGGGAGCACCTAA
- a CDS encoding Cell viability protein, putative; Ydr339cp (Similar to TIGR gene model, INSD accession AAW43716.1), which translates to MVSLARTIKHFRLVGFKEWFRQMTYIGDAKYGRLVGTDQFGNRYFEQLNPKEELPGRHRWIDYSQDDFNASQVPPEWHSWIHHIRKDAPIDDAIMKQSSPPWKAPFVENMTGTRGHFKTYSTTTPKVQAWDPVVKPRGGGEAQA; encoded by the exons ATGGTCTCCTTAGCACGAACAATCAAACATTTCAGGCTCGTTGGGTTCAAGGAGTGGTTCAGGCAAATGAC CTACATTGGTGATGCCAAGTACGGAAGGCTCGTCGGCACTGACCAATTCGGCAACCGATACTTTGAGCAACTGAACCCCAAGGAGGAGCTTCCTG GCCGACATCGATGGATTGACTACTCTCAAGACGACTTCAACGCCTCGCAAGTGCCTCCCGAGTGGCACTCTTGGATTCACCACATCCGTAAGGATGCTCCTATAGATGACGCCATTATGAAGCAGTCCTCTCCCCCTTGGAAGGCT CCTTTTGTTGAGAACATGACCGGCACCCGTGGGCACTTTAAGACCTACTCTACCACCACCCCAAAAGTCCAAGCTTGGGATCCTGTCGTTAAGCCCCGAGGTGGTGGTGAGGCTCAGGCTTAA
- a CDS encoding Oxysterol-binding protein, putative; Osh7p (Similar to TIGR gene model, INSD accession AAW43888.1) has translation MGLLSQKMDTLSIRGKTSRSGSVASPTGTPVKDTETQIDDGDPNDTSTLDQEEGNILMAIISQLRPGMDLSKIALPTFVLEPRSLLERITDFFSHPELIFGVGNEPDAKQRYIRVMTFYLSGWHIKPKGVKKPYNPVLGEFFRCTYVYPDGTEGFYIAEQVSHHPPVSAFFYISPKNGLLVTGELKPKSKFLGNSAATIMEGEDRIRLLDRPEDGEYSITMPNTYARGILFGRMLLELCDVSSIVNAKNDFHCDVDFKAKGWISGGYNVISGKVIGPGKSDIGDLSGHWSSAIEFKDKETKEKKVLFDPSTSRTAPKKVLPESEQEEYESRRLWTKLTDAIRAADMHGATAAKSAVEDHQRELAKKRESAGGAAHEQRFFKHVAGDKWMPKLDIDNLPKDRTEMENVVRKWIFGDKNPLDYESAKATPRASQSAESGATLSAAGGTTAGAADIAGANVGADVGSSNASANESIRSTSTEPPAAPTAPGPPVGQPIDHPIPREA, from the exons ATGGGTCTTTTGAGCCAAAAAATGGATACTCTCTCCATCAGAGGGAAAACCTCTCGAAGCGGCTCCGTCGCATCACCTACCGGTACCCCTGTCAAAGACACCGAGACTCAGATCGACGATGGAGACCCCAACGATACCAGCACTCTagatcaagaagaaggcaacATTCTGATGGCCATTATCTCTCAAT TGCGACCTGGAATGGACTTGTCCAAGATTGCCCTTCCCACCTTTGTGCTTGAACCCAGGAGTCTTTTGGAAAGGATCACTgacttcttctcccatccGGAGTTGATCTTTGG CGTTGGCAATGAGCCCGATGCAAAACAGAGATACATTCGTGTGATGACCTTTTATCTGAGTGGCTGGCACATTAAGCCCAAGGG TGTCAAGAAACC ATACAACCCGGTTCTTGGAGAGTTCTTCCGTTGTACTTACGTTTACCCCGATGGAACGGAGGGATTCTATATTGCCGAACAGGTCTCACACCATCCT CCTGTATCTGCGTTCTTCTACATTAGTCCTAAGAATGGATTGCTGGTGACCGGAGAGCTTAAGCCAAAG AGCAAATTCCTTGGTAACAGTGCAGCTACCATTATGGAGGGTGAAGACCGGATACGACTGTTGGATCGACCTGAGGACGGGGAATATTCCATCACG ATGCCTAATACCTATGCTCGAGGTATTCTCTTTGGCAGGATGCTTTTGGAGCTCTGTGACGTATCTAGCATTGTCAACGCCAAGAATGACTTCCACTGTGATGTCGACTTCAAGGCCAAA GGGTGGATATCGGGTGGGTACAACGTGATTTCTGGCAAGGTCATTGGTCCTGGCAAGTCGGACATCGGCGATCTCAGCGGTCACTGGTCATCTGCTATTGAGTTCAAAGACAAGGAGAccaaggaaaagaaggtTCTTTTTGACCCTTCTACTTCACGTACTGCGCCAAAGAAGGTATTGCCCGAATCTGAGCAGGAGGAGTACGAGTCTAGAAG GTTGTGGACCAAGCTCACCGATGCTATCCGTGCTGCCGACATGCACGGTGCCACTGCTGCCAAATCCGCTGTAGAAGATCACCAGCGAGAGCTTGCTAAGAAGCGTGAATCCGCAGGCGGAGCCGCTCACGAGCAAAGGTTTTTCAAGCACGTTGCCGGAGATAAATGGATGCCCAAGTTGGACATTGACAA TTTGCCCAAGGACCGAACTGAGATGGAAAATGTTGTTCGTAAATGGATCTTTGGCGACAAGAACCCCCTGGACTACGAGAGTGCAAAGGCGACCCCTCGAGCTTCTCAATCCGCAGAGTCTGGAGCTACCCTTTCCGCTGCTGGTGGCACTACTGCTGGAGCTGCTGATATTGCTGGCGCTAATGTTGGTGCTGATGTCGGGTCTTCCAATGCCAGTGCGAATGAATCTATAAGAAGCACTTCTACAGAGCCTC CCGCCGCACCCACTGCTCCAGGCCCTCCTGTCGGTCAACCGATTGACCATCCCATACCTCGTGAAGCCTAA
- a CDS encoding DNA replication helicase dna2, putative (Similar to TIGR gene model, INSD accession AAW43718.1) — protein MEVDEVSFAKTLVVSLTEGGGREVVHLKDRWADIEVRKGDIINIISPLLTTRNTKPISVTFKDPSTFLIHHPDLMITMTSIANAMPCPRKPIIQSLIRTPGPPTKPLLYGTLLHSLLQGALLQQDFDAGGTFRRLDAELKKDEIKLEIWSTGMGILDVREEVGMKAGRGFEVFGERYITKDPKPEGELHSSAGDQPALLAISGLHEVEEDIWSPKWGLKGKMDASVQAKIIRDLAHDTQFEEHVAPLEIKTGRSVGVMAHRAQTMLYTLLMEDRYGVPVPAGLLYYSALDTILRVEAKQNEIRALIMARNELAMYISKQRKVPKHLPEDDRPVEILRGGVVKKGLLKEEREEKELEAEVEEAFLPPTLDNMRDCKMCYAVESCMLYRKAIDKAPHDPEDPIVELYEEHTGHMTEKDAEFYKKWDTLLTVEEQDTVKFRSQLWTMTAKQREKNGRCFSDMIIESYSNDLGKSLAKIHRHSYTFIRAPSAISENVTSLLSGHIAKGDPVSLSIEPDLLCMWRGFVTDLTQTSVTVGVTYVINTDALLKRTGREHRVLKASDGQSQDKVVFRIDKDEMASGMMRMRNNLAQLFYKNGDEARRRLIVDQAAPEFEPSWRPKPSEIPASLNSDQQKAMKSVLTARDYSLILGMPGTGKTTTIAEIIKALVARGKSVLLTSYTHSAVDAILMKLTDVEFGVLRLGNIDKVHPDVQHLTLEAYEASASMDQLDARLMTPPVVAATCLAIDHPLFFRRRFDYCIVDEASQITLPTCIGPLRMADKFVLVGDHYQLPPIVRHSEARRGGLDVSLFRHLSAAHPSAVIDLSYQYRMNEDIMTLSNKLVYEGRLKCGNEQVARSGLKLRSRKRCGEIFGEAGCTCHQGKQCWIQYLLEEDAKCVFIDTDEVPALDSRVGDLVQNETEARLVQQLSTALVASGVRQEDIAIITPYRQQIKLLSSYLRPIPRVEILTADKSQGRDKDCILVSLVRSNESGNIGDLLRDWRRINVSFTRAKKKLVIFASAKTLNADPLFKEFLELVREKGFEKRLKKGDDKLHVMEVLDPQVPTQDKGKERVKIEKTERKVVVGAGKGVLNGRGPFVKELMNME, from the exons ATGGAGGTTGATGAAGTTTCTTTTGCCAAA ACTCTCGTAGTCAGTCTAACAGAGGGAGGTGGTCGTGAAGTAGTACACCTCAAAGATCGGTGGGCTGACATTGAAGTAAGGAAAG GCGACATTATCAACATTATCTCTCCCTTATTAACTACTCGAAACACTAAGCCAATATCGGTAACCTTCAAAGACCCATCTACCTTTTTAATACATCATCCCGACCTTATGATCACTATGACCTCTATTGCCAATGCCATGCCCTGTCCCCGTAAACCTATTATCCAATCACTTATTCGAACGCCAGGTCCACCTACGAAACCTCTCCTCTACGGTACCCTCCTACATTCTTTGCTTCAGGGCGCATTGTTGCAACAAGATTTTGACGCCGGCGGCACTTTCAGGAGATTAGATGCTGAGTTGAAGAAGGACGAGATAAAGTTAGAGATTTGGAGTACAGGTATGGGGATCTTAGATGTGAGGGAAGAAGTTGGAATGAAGGCGGGGAGAGGTTTCGAAGTCTTTGGCGAGCGCTACATCACAAAAGACCCAAAA CCTGAAGGAGAGCTTCATTCTAGCGCAGGCGACCAACCAGCCCTTCTCGCCATCAGTGGTCTTCAtgaggtggaagaagacaTTTGGTCGCCCAAATGGGGTCTCAAAGGCAAAATGGACGCTTCTGTCCAAGCCAAAATCATCCGAGACCTTGCGCACGATACGCAGTTTGAAGAACACGTTGCTCCATTGGAGATTAAAACGGGCAGATCTGTCGGTGTGATGGCTCATCGAGCGCAGACAATGTTGTATACGCTTCTCATGGAAGATCGATATG GTGTTCCCGTTCCTGCCGGTCTTTTGTATTACTCGGCGCTCGACACCATCCTTCGCGTTGAAGCCAAGCAGAATGAGATCCGCGCCCTCATTATGGCCCGTAACGAGCTCGCAATGTACATATCAAAGCAGCGAAAAGTACCCAAGCATTTGCCTGAAGATGATAGGCCAGTAGAGATATTGAGAGGGGGTGTCGTCAAGAAGGGATTGCtcaaggaagagagagaagaaaaggaatTGGAAGCAGAGGTTGAGGAGGCGTTCTTGCCGCCGACACTTGACAATATGAGGGACTGTAAGATGTGTTACGCTGTCGAGAGCTGTATGCTTTATCGTAAA GCCATCGATAAGGCACCTCATGACCCCGAAGACCCTATTGTTGAGCTTTACGAGGAGCATACAGGTCATATGACAGAGAAAGACGCTGAATTCTACAAGAAGTGGGATACCCTCTTAACAGTTGAAGAGCAGGATACGGTGAAGTTTAGGTCGCAACTTTGGACCATGACTGCCAAAcaaagagagaagaatggaag ATGTTTCAGTGATATGATCATTGAATCATACTCCAATGACCTTGGAAAATCTCTCGCAAAAATCCATCGCCACAGTTACACTTTTATCCGCGCTCCCTCTGCTATTTCCGAAAATGTTacttctcttctttccgGACACATCGCTAAAGGCGACCCCGTCTCCCTTTCTATCGAGCCTGATCTTCTCTGTATGTGGCGAGGCTTTGTTACCGATCTTACCCAGACCAGTGTCACTGTCGGTGTAACATATGTCATCAACACTGATGCCCTCCTAAAAAGGACGGGACGAGAGCACCGCGTTCTCAAGGCATCTGACGGGCAGAGCCAGGATAAGGTGGTCTTCCGAATTGACAAGGATGAGATGGCGAGTGGTATGATGCGGATGAGAAACAATCTTGCTCAGCTGTTTTACAAAAATGGGGATGAAGCACGAAGGCGCCTTATTGTTGACCAAGCAGCACCTGAGTTTGAACCCTCTTGGCGTCCTAAACCTTCAGAGATCCCTGCATCTCTCAACTCTGATCAGCAAAAGGCCATGAAGAGTGTCCTCACTGCACGAGACTATTCTCTGATCCTCGGTATGCCCGGTACCGGTAAAACTACGACTATAGCGGAGATAATCAAAGCCCTTGTAGCAAGAGGGAAGAGTGTCTTGCTCACGTCTTACACACACTCTGCGGTGGACGCGATTCTGATGAAGTTGACAGATGTAGAGTTTGGAGTATTACGATTGGGGAATATTGACAAG GTTCATCCAGATGTTCAGCATTTGACTCTCGAAGCATACGAAGCTTCGGCAAGTATGGATCAGTTGGATGCGAGATTGATGACACCCCCCGTTGTGGCTGCCACATGTCTTGCTATCGACCA TCCACTATTCTTCCGTCGTCGATTTGATTACTGCATAGTCGACGAAGCTTCTCAAATTACGCTTCCCACCTGTATCGGCCCTCTGCGAATGGCAGACAAGTTTGTTCTCGTCGGAGACCATTATCAACTTCCGCCTATCGTTCGTCACTCAGAAGCTCGTCGTGGAGGACTCGATGTTTCCCTTTTCCGGCACCTTTCTGCCGCTCATCCTTCCGCTGTCATCGATCTTTCCTACCAGTATAGGATGAACGAGGATATCATGACATTGTCGAATAAGCTAGTGTATGAGGGTCGGTTGAAGTGCGGAAATGAGCAAGTGGCGCGGAGTGGACTCAAGTTGCGGTCGCGAAAGAGATGCGGGGAGATCTTTGGAGAGGCCGGGTGCACGTGCCATCAAGGGAAACAGTGTTGGATTCAATACTTGTTGGAAGAAGACGCAAAGTGTGTTTTCATTGACACGGATGAGGTACCTGCATTAGACTCGCGAGTGGGAGATTTGGTGCAGAACGAGACTGAAGCGAGACTCGTCCAGCAG CTATCAACTGCCCTCGTAGCTTCGGGCGTACGACAGGAAGATATCGCGATCATCACGCCTTATCGTCAGCAAATCAAGCTTCTATCTTCTTACCTCAGGCCTATTCCACGAGTTGAAATCTTGACGGCAGACAAATCTCAAGGTAGAGATAAAGATTGTATTTTGGTTTCCCTCGTCAGATCTAATGAGAGTGGCAAT ATTGGTGATCTTCTCAGAGACTGGCGTCGAATTAACGTATCCTTCACCCGAGCCAAAAAGAAGCTGGTCATCTTTGCAAGCGCCAAAACTCTCAACGCTGATCCTCTATTTAAGGAGTTCTTGGAGCTGGTGAGAGAGAAGGGGTTCGagaagaggttgaagaagggtgaCGATAAATTGCATGTCATGGAAGTGCTAGATCCCCAAGTACCAACCCAAGAtaaaggaaaagagagagTAAAAATAGAAAAGACGGAGAGGAAGGTTGTGGTAGGCGCAGGAAAAGGGGTTTTGAACGGACGAGGACCGTTCGTGAAAGAGCTAATG AACATGGAATGA
- a CDS encoding protein-nucleus import-related protein, putative (Similar to TIGR gene model, INSD accession AAW43720.1): MTRQEKDALVAYVNSFKLSKPVTDFAQLADGKALMETMSSVDSAHFKNVPARGVTSQASSSENWVLRMNSLKRLYRLLLSFPLPAPHPSSLSLSSLSDPPFSTIAKTPTMKEGVQGLLQICRFCLAASVWAPGNEKVIMRIQKLKEEHMAELMKSIEAVTATLPAEHQRQDSGTSSLRPSPDLSYSPPPSGLREERDKLLQENDDLRTKCERMMEQVADLTSKLEEAKEEHDDALERLSRGETPGVGLRSSHAAGASEVERLKVDLLKAEESLAKAEEDLEKQTASVSELTKQIEQYKAGAAEAGKLKDQLDEHRHTAERLRKSENVIEKYRKKLEESANLRRELRNLEEENASLVNTNSSLEADLKKAAALKSLLDNYKSQIDSLEKETANQSTEITELNHQLEVTQRRLESLQSTYEQNQEELQLSQEKLREFELTGVMPPNGEGLKRRDISLGDELGELSDDGSRETKTDLRLKIKSLQHELSDLQSSAPESHRLITLETLLADANKSKDRYQADYLKAHKETLRLSAALEAIREGRAGDKSQTSAALKQRLDEVLEERDALLKGRRELEVAKEEAEKALAVAKIDLSLVGKDQSDIIAFLREGIEKDASNLGKEVTELKEQIEALREKDRQNLEEIKILLKDKVNLQTVSIDQREKALEKEEFGELKASMSASGVSAEAQQKLLGLHERNIKLSAEVKDLQDKLDVLSTSGDTHTYEHSPFEQAQIAYEKQITSLQEEVTKLKESKATLKKQYHLEQQLMLTAWHDLGQKMVRGHLHVAMSGAKRSQAKPMPNGWLGRQRRIQENEGYARI, translated from the exons ATGACGAGGCAGGAGAAGGACGCGTTGGTGGCGTATGTCAACTCATTCAAACTCTCAAAACCCGTCACGGACTTTGCACAGCTCGCAGATGGGAAGGCCCTGATGGAG ACTATGAGTTCTGT CGACTCGGCACATTTCAAGAATGTGCCCGCCAGAGGTGTAACCTCCCAAGCCTCCTCATCTGAGAACTGGGTGCTTCGAATGAATTCCTT GAAACGACTTTATCGTCTTCTGCTTTCCTTCCCTTTACCAGCGCCTCAcccttcctctctttcGCTATCCAGCCTTTCTGACCCACCGTTCTCCACTATTGCCAAGACACCAACTATGAAAGAAGGTGTACAAGGGCTCCTACAGATATGTAGATTTTGCTTGGCTGCAAGTGTATGGGCACCAGGGAATGAGAAGGTTATTATGCGTATCCAAAAGTTAAAAGAAGAGCATATGGCAGAGTTGATGAAGAGCATTGAGGCA GTCACAGCGACGCTTCCAGCTGAACATCAAAGACAAGATAGTGGGACATCATCCTTAAGACCATCACCTGATCTTTCCTATTC ACCACCACCGTCAGGTCTCCGAGAAGAACGGGACAAACTCTTACAAGAGAATGACGATCTTCGAACAAAATGCGAGCGGATGATGGAACAGGTCGCCGATCTTACATCAAAACTT gaagaagcaaaagaagagCATGACGATGCGCTAGAGAGACTATCGCGTGGTGAAACTCCAGGCGTAGGCTTGCGGAGCAGTCACGCAGCAGGAGCAAGCGAAGTTGAAAGGTTAAAAGTCGATTT GCTGAAAGCCGAGGAAAGTTTGGCTAAAGCAGAGGAAGACCTCGAAAAGCAGACCGCAAGTGTTTCCGAGTTGACGAAACAG ATTGAACAGTACAAAGCCGGAGCTGCGGAAGCTGGGAAGTTGAAAGATCAGTTGGACGA GCACCGACATACTGCAGAAAGGTTACGGAAAAGCGAAAATGTGATCGAAAAGTACCGGAAGAAGCTCGAGGAGAGCGCCAATCTCCGAAGGGAATTACGC AAtttggaagaggaaaacGCTTCTCTTGTCAACACCAACTCTTCCCTTGAAGCAGACCTCAAAAAGGCCGCAGCACTTAAAAGTCTCCTCGACAACTACAAATCCCAAATCGACTCTTTGGAGAAAGAGACAGCAAACCAATCCACCGAAATCACTGAGTTGAATCATCAGCTTGAAGTAACCCAACGCCGACTCGAATCGCTTCAATCAACATACGAACAAAATCAAGAGGAATTACAGCTTAGCCAAGAGAAACTAAGAGAATTTGAATTAACTGGTGTTATGCCACCGAATGGGGAAGGGTTGAAGAGAA GAGATATCTCGTTGGGTGATGAATTAGGCGAGCTTTCCGATGATGGAAGCCGAGAAACCAAGACAGA TCTTCGTCTGAAGATTAAATCCCTCCAGCATGAGTTGTCCGACCTTCAATCTTCGGCTCCAGAATCCCATCGCCTCATTACGCTCGAGACCCTTCTTGCCGATGCAAACAAATCCAAGGACAGATATCAAGCCGACTATCTCAAAGCGCACAAAGAGACCCTTAGATTGTCAGCTGCTTTGGAGGCGATTAGGGAAGGTCGAGCTGGTGATAA GTCTCAAACCTCAGCAGCACTCAAACAGAGATTGGATGAGGTTCttgaagaaagagatgCACTTCTGAAGGGAAGACGGGAACTAGAAGTtgccaaagaagaagccgaGAAGGCTTTGGCTGTGGCCAAGATTGATT TGAGCCTTGTCGGTAAAGATCAAAGTGATATTATTGCTT TTTTGAGAGAAGGCATAGAAAAGGATGCGTCCAACCTTGGGAAGGAAGTCACAGAGCTGAAAGAGCAGATTGAGGCTTTAAGAGAGAAAGATCGACAAAACCTTGAAGAAATTAAGAT TCTTTTGAAGGACAAGGTCAACCTTCAAACCGTCAGCATTGACCAGCGCGAGAAAGCCCTTGAAAAAGAGGAGTTCGG CGAACTCAAAGCTTCAATGTCTGCAAGCGGCGTATCAGCGGAGGCGCAACAAAAACTCCTCGGTTTGCATGAACGTAATATTAAGCTTTCAGCAGAAGTCAAGGATTTACAAGATAAGCTTGATGTCTTATCAACTTCAGGTGATACACATACATAT GAGCATTCTCCTTTCGAACAAGCTCAAATCGCCTACGAAAAGCAGATCACTTCCCTCCAAGAAGAAGTCACGAAACTCAAAGAATCCAAGGCCACTCTGAAGAAGCAGTACCATCTTGAACAGCAGCTTATGCTTACTGCATGGCATGATCTGGGCCAGAAGATGGTGAGGGGGCATTTACATGTGGCTATGAGTGGCGCGAAGAGGAGTCAGGCAAAGCCAATGCCCAATGGATGGTTGGGTCGACAGAGAAGAATA CAAGAGAATGAGGGGTACGCTAGAATTTAA
- a CDS encoding uncharacterized protein (Similar to TIGR gene model, INSD accession AAW43722.1) has translation MPLYELFCIAVHNPVSSVRVDTFSVNLRGIVSIVSTQVHQSGGAVRDLKNLGINMTLPQRIRRMRQYYSTGDHFTMTFDTSPIVLKRIHETLRSDPSIIKWTVLKRADKVKDLAGPRHPSIDFQEIGAPESQY, from the exons ATGCCTCTCTACGAACTCTTTTGCATCGCCGTACACAATCCTGTCTCCTCTGTACGTGTGGATACCTTCTCA GTGAACCTCCGAGGCATCGTCAGCATAGTTTCCACGCAGGTTCACCAATCTGGAGGTGCTGTTCGGGACTTGAAAAATTTGGGTATCAATATGACCTTGCCCCAAAGGATACGGAGAATGAGACAGTACTATTCCACCGGAGA CCATTTTACCATGACTTTTGATACTTCTCCCATCGTTTTGAAGAGGATACACGAGACTCTGCGAAGCGACCCTTCAATCATCAAATGGACTGTTCTCAAGCGAGCAGACAAGGT GAAGGATCTTGCTGGGCCCAGACACCCATCGATTGACTTCCAGGAGATCGGAGCCCCCGAGTCGCAGTACTAA